AGTTTTTAGGAAATTTATCTTCTCATTAACAGTTTCAGTACTGTTATCGTTTTTTATACTTTCAATAAATCTTTCGGCACTACTCTCTATTCTGCTTATTTTTCCGTAATAATTCTCCTGAAGTCTTGTGAGGTTTTCCTCTTTTATATCAGAATAATTATTTTTATACCTGTTATAAATACCTGACACAGAGAATACAAAAAATATCAGCAGGGGAATAAAAAATAATGAAAATATCCAGCTTAAAAGTTTATTTTTTAGTCTCATATTTAGTCTGCCTCACTTCCGTCTGAATATACCCCGGAATCAAGCTTATACTCTTCTGAAAGTGTAATCAGAGTTTTCAGCCTTTCTTCCAGTTTTTTTATTTCATAAATCTCTTTGGAATAAACATCTCTGTTTTTTATTACTTCATTTCTCATTTCTTCAAGCTTTGAAGAAAAACCAAGCAGATTATCTTTATTTTCCACATATCTTACTATTTCACGTTCATGATTTTTTCTAAGTCCGGTAAATCTTTCCGTAAATACTGATATATAATCAGCTATAAGATTCAGCGACTTGTTTTTCAGCTGAAAACTTATTTTTTCCTGTTTCAAAATTGCTTTTATTTCCTCTGACAAAAGCTTTATTCTGTTTGCCAGATGTCTTATTTCTTTTGAGCTTTCTTCCAGTTCCACAGAATTATTCCCGGAACTGCTGTACATTTCTATAGTGGAATTCAGCCCGAAAACATTTATCTGAAAAGAAATTTTATTTATTTCATTTGCCAGCTTCTCTATAAGATCTCCGTTTTCCCTCTCTTTTTCAAAATTCTCCCTGAGCGTATTTATATTTCTGTTTATGTCGGAAAATTCGTTCAGAATAGCAGTATTCATTTTATGGTTTTCCATTAACAGATTATATACCTTGTCAAAATTTTCCTGATTTCTGTGCAGCACTGTATTTATTTTCAGTATGTCAGATTCTTTATTCAGATTTTTATTCAAAAGCGTACTCGTCTTTTCAAATAACTCATTATTTGATTTTTTTATGTCAGAACAGTTTTCTTTTACCTCATTTACAAAATCGGTATATGTTTTCAACACTTTGTTGTAACTTTCCTGAAGATAAAACTTATTTTCGCCGAACTCCACAGGCTTAAGATCTTTCCTGCTGATGGCGTATAATGCTCTGTCCAGCATAGAAACCGGCTTTCCTAAAACATTTTTTATTATAAAATATATTAAAACTACACCTGCTATGTTAAATACCAGTATCATCCAGATATTATCCACAAAAAATTCAACACTTTGAAGTACAGAAGCATTCTTTTTCATAATAAAAATATTCTTATCATCAAGTTTATAAAATGAATAAAATTCTCTCTTTGTATGGAGAGGTGATACAAGTCCTGTTTTTCTGTCAGAAGACTGGATATTTTTTATCATTGAAAGAAGCATATTATTTTCCACAGTCTTTATATTATTTATTTTAATATCCTGATTATTTGTAATAAAGATTTCATTTCCCGGATTAATAAGATAATATTCCCCGTCAGCTTCATCGCCTTTCAGTATCTCTTCAAGCCTGCTGTAATCCAGTGCCAGTACAAGCACGCCTTTGACATTATTCCCGCTGTCTATATTCATATAATATAAGGCAACATTAGTATTCATATCCTTTACATACACAGGCATTATCCATCCTGAAGAAGACTGGCTGTTTTCAGCCTTAGTCCTGAATTCATATATGTCATTTTCTGACAGAGCTCCTGCTGTTCCTCTTCCTGCAGGTGAAATATAAAAAGAACCGGAAACTTCCCCGTTGTCAGTATTAAGCTGATAATATCCCCCTGCTATACCTGATGTAAGTATAAAGCTCTGTAATTCTTTATCAATATCAGACTTAATCTGCTCCCTGTCACGAAAATCTTCTCTGTTTTTCAGCCCTGCCGCAAAGTTATCAGCGAGTATTTCGGCTGTTCCCAGATTGCGTTCCAGTTCTGATCCCAGAATAGTACTGTTATATTTTAGTCTTTCCTGCATCTCCCTTATATATATTTCATTTCTGTCTCTGGTATTCAGATAAGTAATTGCCAGTTCCAGTATTATAATTACCAGTGCTATATAAAAAAAGAGTTTAAAAGTTACTTTTTTCAAAATTAATATCCTCCGTATTCTATATTATAATTCTCCTTGAGATATTCCAAAAGCTGCAAACCGTAAAAATCATGTTTCCCCCTGTAAAGAATATCTTTTACCTCTTTATCTGATATGATTTCGCTTATTCTTGCTTTTACCTTATTCAGATTCTCTTTTTTCATATTTAATAATATCAGTATCCTTGTTTCTTTTTCGCTGAAGCGTTTGAAAGTGACAAGTTCCAGATCGCCGAAATTTTTATTAAATAATGTATCCGAAATTTTTACTTCATCATCTTCCAGAATATAACAATCCACCAGATTATAGTAACACACACCGTCCAGCACTTTGAAATTCTCTGTTATCTCTTTCGGTATCACATTCTGCTTTTCTTTATAATAAAATTTTATATTGTACACACTTTCATATTCATCTATATTAAGAACTTTTATTTCCTCTGCTGCTTCATCACTATATTTCTTTATTATTTCCCCGAAATCTCCTGTGTCTTTATTTAATTTAAAGTCCAGTACAAAGTAATCATATTCTTCATTTGAAAGATCCTGCGGTGTATAATTATAAGGATTTCCATACTCTCGCAAAAAATCCAGAAATATATTCCTTGTGAGAAAAAATAACGGCCTGGTTTTATCCAGTTTTATTTTTATATAATAATATCTTTTGTTTTCACTTAGTTTATTTATTGCTTCCTCAAAAAAATCAATATGTTCATCCAGCTTCATATACTCTTTTATATGAATAGTTTCCAAAGATGAAGTATTTTTTTCCAAAGCCTGAAAAGCTCTCAGTATATCAGTCAGGCAGTTTAACAAATCATATTTATATTCATAAAAAAGGTATTTGTCATCTTCTATTATCTGAAAGAGTTTTCTTAATAATGCGGATAATGCCGAGACTTTTTTGTCTTTTACAAGAAAACTGCTGTTTTCTATTCTGTTGATCATTATCCTGTCTTCTTTGAAATCTGCTTCGTCTGCCTGATCTATCTTCACTATCTTTTTTATCAGTTCTTCTACACGAAGTCTGTTCTTCTGACAATAATCCTGAATTTTTCTATCCATAATTCTTCCTATCCTGAATTTTTATTTGCATCAAAATTTAATTTTCAAGAAAATCCCTGTTCTTGCTTACATTTTTCATATCCAGTACAAGTGCTATTTCGCCGTTTTTCAATATCGAAGCACCTAAAAACGCTTTATAATCCTTATTATCCACATTTATTTTCTGAGGCACCACTTCTTCAAGACCGCCTATGTAGTCTGCGAGAAATATATACTTTTCCCCGCTTACATTTAGTATAATCCCGTATCCGGACTTACCGTTATCTTCTTTTTTAAACTTTTCGGGAATTTGCAAAACCAGATATTCCTCATTTTCAAACATATAATATGTATAATCCGAAATATGGGAAAAATTTACCTTGTCTGTTTTTATTGTTTTTTCCACAAGACTGAAAGGTACTGCATAATTAATATTTCCGGACTTTATCAGAAGAGTTTCCGTAAGTATAAATTTCAGCGGTATTCTTGCTGTAAGGAGTGTATACTGTGTTTTTTTGCTCTCTATTTTCAGATGTCCTCCCAGTTCCTCCACTGTATTATAAAAATTCGATAAAGTCAGATCTCTTTCTTTGTTTTCTTCTTTTTTATTCGTAAGTGACATTTCAGGCTTAAATACCAGAGCCAGTATCTCTTCTTTTGTGTACTTTCTGTTAATATCCACCATTCCTGCTTCTTCTGCGCGCTGAAATATTTCCATATCATCAATTCCCTGACCGTCATCAAGCATTTCAATAACAATCTCACCGAATTCCTGTTTAAAAGTCAGCCCAAGCTGTCCTTTTTTATTTTTCTCATAGAGAAGCCGCTCATCCTGAGACTCTATTCCGTATATAACAGAATTGACAAAAACATTTATTATATGGTCTTTTATTTTATAAAAAATGTATCTGTCAAAATTAATTTTCATTCCTCTTACATTAAAGTCTATATCTTTATTTATTATTTTGGCATAATCACGTATTATTTTTTCTATTTTCCTTACTTCTTCCTTTAGATTTACCACTCTTGAATTAAGAATTACTTTATTTATATTTTCTCTGTATTTCCCCACTTTTTCTACAAGATCTTTATATTCGTCCTGTTTTTCATAGTCAATATATTTCTGAAAACCCTCGAGCTCTCTCTGAACCGATATTATTCCCGCACTCTGGGCGAGAATATTATTAAGTCTGGATATCTTTAATTCCACATAATCATTATCCTCTGCGCTGTCATCAAGGTAAGTAATATTATATTTCTGGACGAATTTGAATTTACCCAGTATGTTTTCCAGTTTCCGGGTATCATTCAAAAATATTCCGTAGCTTAATTTCATATTTATGTTTTCAGGTTCAAAATTATCAAATATACTGTCTTCGAGAAATACATATTTCTTGTATCCGGGCATAAAGTTTTCCTCTATTTCCCGTTCAAGAAGTTCATAATTGTCAATATCTTCCGAATCCCTGAAATATATATCAAGAATACTCTCTTTATTTTCCATATTTCACCACTTAATAGTTTATTATAAGTTTACCTCATTTAAGGCTTTTTTTCAAGAATTCATATTTATTATTTATTTTTCTTATTTAACTTTAGATTTTCCTTTATGTCATTTCTTCTGAAACACTTGATAATTCTCCATTCAAAACACTTTCTCATTTTTGCGGATATCTTAGAAAAAGTTCTAGTTAATTAATGAAATTACTTAAATAAAGTAATCTGTATTTAGGAATGTAAAAGGTTAAATTCATTGAAACAGGCTTACAAACATGTTATAATTATAGAAAACATTTAATTTTTGGAGGTTATAATGAGAAGTTTATCTGGAATACAACCAAGCGGTATTCTCCATATCGGTAATTATTTCGGTGCAATTAAGCAATTTATAGATTTACAGGACGAATACGAGGGTTTTTACTTTCTTGCTGATTTTCACGCACTTACTTCGCTCCCTGACAGTGAGAATCTGAAATACAATACAATGAGTGCGATTTTGGATTATCTGGCATGTGGTCTTGATCCTGAAAAGTCTACATTATTTTTACAGTCTGATGTCCCAGAGCATACAGAGCTTTCATGGATTCTGTCTAATGTCACGCCTCTGGGTCTCCTTGAAAGAGGACATTCTTATAAAGATAAAGTTGCCAAGGGAATAAAGCCGAATACAGGACTTTTCACTTACCCTGTACTTATGGCGGCAGATATTTTGATTTATGATTCTGACATTGTTCCTGTGGGAAAAGATCAGAAGCAGCATTTGGAAATGACGAGAGATATTGCCATAAAATTCAATGAACATTATAATAAAGAAGTATTCAAACTTCCGGAAGAAAAGATACTTGAGACTTTGGCTGTAGTTCCGGGAACTGACGGGGAAAAAATGAGTAAATCGTATAAAAATATAATTAATATGTTTCTTCCTGAAAAAGAATTGAAAAAACAGGTTATGAGTATTGTTACAGACTCTACTCCGCTTGAGGAGCCGAAGAATCCTGATAATAATATTACAAAGCTGTATTCTCTGTTTGCATCTAAAGAAGAGATTCAGGCAATGAAGGATAATTTTACCGGCGGGAATTACGGGTATGGTCATGGTAAGACTGAGCTTTATAATAAAATTCTTGAGTATTTTGCTCCGTACAGAGAGAAAAGGGAAGAACTGGAAAATAACATGGATTATGTGGAAAAGATTCTAAAAAAAGGTGCTGAAAAGGCGAGGGATATTGCTTCTAAAAAAGTTAGTGAGGTTAGGAAAACTGTGGGGTTGATGGGGAGGAATTACTAGAATTTCGTCTAACGTGAATAATTAATTACCAAGAATTACATTGTCGAAATTCTTGTACCTGTTCCTACGTGTACTTAGATTTTAAACTCTTACTAACATAAGGTGCTAGAATTTCCCCTAAACACTACAATAAATTACATAGAATCGCATTATCGAAATTCTTGTACCTGTTCCTACGTATACTTAGATTTAGCCTCTTGCTAACATAAGGTATTATAATTTCCCCTAAACACCACAATAAATAAAATAGAACCACATTCCCAAAAAGGATAATTATGAAAAATAAAAAATTCTGGATAGGTGTCGTTTCCAAAAATAACGTTATGAAGGGTGTCGAAGGCGGTTTTATCCAGCTTTGCCACGGAAAAAAAGCCCCTCTTGCCAAAATAAAAAAAGGCGACTGGCTTGTTTACTACTCCTCAAAAGAAGATATTGACGATAAAAAGCCTTACCAATATTTCACTGCTGTTGCAGAAATAACAGGAGATTTTGAATATCAGTATGATATGAGCTACGGCTTTGTTCCTTTTAGAAAAGATGCCAGATTCTATAAATGCAACGAGGTTGACATAAGGTCTCTTATTCCCGAATTATCATTTATAGAGGATAAAAAACACTGGGGTTACTATTTTAGATATAATTATCTGGAAATCAGCAGAGATGATTTTATTATTATATGGAAAGCCATGAATGTACAATATAAATAAAAAGGAGGTTCTCTCATGATTTCAGATTTAAAAATTGATAAAGACGAGGTTCTGCGATATCTGTATCATAAAAACGAACCTCTTGAAAAGAATCTTGACGACCTTGTCGACTCTCTGATAATAGAAACAACAGAGATAGCAAGACCAAGATTTATATATAATATTTTTTCAATAGAAAAAAATAACGGAATACTTCTGCAAAACACCAATCTTACCCTGACGGGAAAAGATATAGCAAGACACCTTGAAAAGTCCGAAAAATGTGCTGTTTTGTGTGCTACACTAGGCAGTGAAATAGAAATGAAAATAAATTACTATTCAAAAATAGAATTATTAAAGTCGGTTATACTTGATGCCTGTGCCAGTACCCTTATAGAGGCTTTATGCGATAACGCAGAAAATCTCATAAAAGAAGAAGCTGAAAAAAACGGCTTTTTTATTACCACCAGATATAGTCCGGGCTATGGCGACTTTGATATCTCTGTTCAAAAAGACCTTCTGAATCTTATAGAAGCTCCCAAAAGAATCGGAGTTACCGTAACTGATTCTTTTATCATGCTGCCAAGAAAATCTGTCAGTGCTGTTATAGGTTTTCAGTCTGAAAAAACAAAAAAAGAAACTGATAAATGCAGTACCTGTAATCTGAAGGAAAACTGCAGCTTTAGAAAGGGGAATACATACTGTGGGACTTAAAGAGAAATTAGGAAAAGAAATTTTATTTTTTGACGGGGCGATGGGTACCATGCTTCAAAAAAAAGGACTGAAACTTGGTAAAATGCCTGAAGACCTGAATATTGACAATCCTGAAATAATAGAGGAAATACACAGACTGTATGTAGAATCAGGCTCAGATATAATAACTACGAATACTTTCGGAGCTAACAGACTGAAACTTGAGCACAGCAGTTATTCACAGGAAGATATTATAAAAGCCGCAGTACATACTGCCAAAAAAGCAAATCCTGACGGATACGTAGCTCTTGATATAGGGCCTTTGGGACAGCTGCTGGAACCTCTTGGTGTCCTCCCTTTTGAAGAAGCTTATGATATTTTCAAAGAACAGGTTATTTTAGGTGAAAAATACGGTGCAGATGCTGTCATTATAGAAACTATGGTTGATATTTACGAGGCTAAGGCCGCAATACTTGCTGCAAAGGAAAATTCATCACTTCCTGTAATATGTACTGTTACATTTCAGGAAGATATAAGAATGCTTACCGGTACGAGCATATTAGGTGCAGTCACTATTCTTGAATCTCTCGGTGTTGATGCTCTCGGAGTGAATTGTTCACTGGGACCTAAAGAGCTTATACCTATTGTAGACGAGATTTTGCAATATTCCAAAACTCCGGTTATAGTTCAGCCTAATGCAGGACTTCCAAAAATGATAGACGGAAATACTGTTTTTGATCTTTCTGCTGATGAATATTCTTCTATTATGGATGACTTTGCAAGGAAAGGTATCAGCATTATCGGCGGATGCTGCGGAACTGACGAGCATTTTATAAAATCAATTCATGATAAGCTCCTTAATTTTAGTTCGGTTTCCAGAGATATAAGACCAAGAAGCATTATTGCCACTGCCACTAAATGTATCGACCTTGATGAGGGTGTTAAAGTTATAGGTGAAAGAATTAATCCTACAGGGAAGAAAAAGTTGAAAGAAGCATTAATAAACAACAATATGGAATATATACTAAGAGAAGCTGTTACCCAAAAGGAAAAAGGGGCTGATATCCTTGATGTAAATGTGGGACTGCCTGAGATTGACGAAGCCGCGGTCATTATCAATGTCGTAAAAGAAATTCAATCAATTGTAGACCTTCCCCTTCAGATAGACAGTTCTGATACGGAAGCTGTCGAAGCTGCACTTCGGGTTTATAACGGCAAGGCTGTGATAAACTCCGTTAACGGTAAAGCCGAAATTATGGACAGTATTTTTAAAATAGCCAAGAAATACGGAGCATGTGTAGTTGGACTTACTTTAGATGAAAACGGAATTCCGTCCTCTGCCGAAGAACGTTTCAAAATTGCTGAAAAAATAGTAAATACTGCTGAAAAATACGGTATCCCAAAAGAAAATCTGCTTATTGACTGCCTTGTCCTTACAGCAAGTGCACAACAGAAAGAAGTAGCAGAAACATTAAAGGCTATCACTATGGTACGTGAAAAGCTCGGTGTAAAAACAGTCTTAGGAGTCAGCAATGTTTCATTCGGGCTTCCGAACAGAGCCTTGCTTAACAGAACTTTTCTTACTATGGCACTGCATTCGGGTCTGACTACACCTATACTAAACCCTCAAAGTGAAGAGATGATGCATATAATAAAAGCATTTAACGTTCTCACAAATCAGGATAAAGACAGTACCGAATATATTGATTTTTTCAATAATGTAAAAACAGAAAAAGAAAATATCAAAAGTACCGATTTAGAGCTTCCTGATATTATAAGATTAGGATTAAAAGAAGAGGGAAAGACAAAAATATATTCACTGCTG
The sequence above is drawn from the Sebaldella sp. S0638 genome and encodes:
- a CDS encoding methyl-accepting chemotaxis protein; translation: MKKVTFKLFFYIALVIIILELAITYLNTRDRNEIYIREMQERLKYNSTILGSELERNLGTAEILADNFAAGLKNREDFRDREQIKSDIDKELQSFILTSGIAGGYYQLNTDNGEVSGSFYISPAGRGTAGALSENDIYEFRTKAENSQSSSGWIMPVYVKDMNTNVALYYMNIDSGNNVKGVLVLALDYSRLEEILKGDEADGEYYLINPGNEIFITNNQDIKINNIKTVENNMLLSMIKNIQSSDRKTGLVSPLHTKREFYSFYKLDDKNIFIMKKNASVLQSVEFFVDNIWMILVFNIAGVVLIYFIIKNVLGKPVSMLDRALYAISRKDLKPVEFGENKFYLQESYNKVLKTYTDFVNEVKENCSDIKKSNNELFEKTSTLLNKNLNKESDILKINTVLHRNQENFDKVYNLLMENHKMNTAILNEFSDINRNINTLRENFEKERENGDLIEKLANEINKISFQINVFGLNSTIEMYSSSGNNSVELEESSKEIRHLANRIKLLSEEIKAILKQEKISFQLKNKSLNLIADYISVFTERFTGLRKNHEREIVRYVENKDNLLGFSSKLEEMRNEVIKNRDVYSKEIYEIKKLEERLKTLITLSEEYKLDSGVYSDGSEAD
- a CDS encoding homocysteine S-methyltransferase family protein, producing the protein MGLKEKLGKEILFFDGAMGTMLQKKGLKLGKMPEDLNIDNPEIIEEIHRLYVESGSDIITTNTFGANRLKLEHSSYSQEDIIKAAVHTAKKANPDGYVALDIGPLGQLLEPLGVLPFEEAYDIFKEQVILGEKYGADAVIIETMVDIYEAKAAILAAKENSSLPVICTVTFQEDIRMLTGTSILGAVTILESLGVDALGVNCSLGPKELIPIVDEILQYSKTPVIVQPNAGLPKMIDGNTVFDLSADEYSSIMDDFARKGISIIGGCCGTDEHFIKSIHDKLLNFSSVSRDIRPRSIIATATKCIDLDEGVKVIGERINPTGKKKLKEALINNNMEYILREAVTQKEKGADILDVNVGLPEIDEAAVIINVVKEIQSIVDLPLQIDSSDTEAVEAALRVYNGKAVINSVNGKAEIMDSIFKIAKKYGACVVGLTLDENGIPSSAEERFKIAEKIVNTAEKYGIPKENLLIDCLVLTASAQQKEVAETLKAITMVREKLGVKTVLGVSNVSFGLPNRALLNRTFLTMALHSGLTTPILNPQSEEMMHIIKAFNVLTNQDKDSTEYIDFFNNVKTEKENIKSTDLELPDIIRLGLKEEGKTKIYSLLKEHQPMYIIDNYLIPVLDTIGIKFEKGEIFLPQLIQTAETVKYFFEILKEEMIKEKKVFVNKGDIILATVKGDIHDIGKNIVKIVLENYGYNIIDLGKDVPVEKVVNTAKEKNVHLIGLSALMTTTVKSMEETIKALRDSNTECKIFVGGAVLTQEYADMIGADFYAEDAQESVRIADKFFNESK
- a CDS encoding EVE domain-containing protein, with translation MKNKKFWIGVVSKNNVMKGVEGGFIQLCHGKKAPLAKIKKGDWLVYYSSKEDIDDKKPYQYFTAVAEITGDFEYQYDMSYGFVPFRKDARFYKCNEVDIRSLIPELSFIEDKKHWGYYFRYNYLEISRDDFIIIWKAMNVQYK
- a CDS encoding chemotaxis protein CheW; the protein is MENKESILDIYFRDSEDIDNYELLEREIEENFMPGYKKYVFLEDSIFDNFEPENINMKLSYGIFLNDTRKLENILGKFKFVQKYNITYLDDSAEDNDYVELKISRLNNILAQSAGIISVQRELEGFQKYIDYEKQDEYKDLVEKVGKYRENINKVILNSRVVNLKEEVRKIEKIIRDYAKIINKDIDFNVRGMKINFDRYIFYKIKDHIINVFVNSVIYGIESQDERLLYEKNKKGQLGLTFKQEFGEIVIEMLDDGQGIDDMEIFQRAEEAGMVDINRKYTKEEILALVFKPEMSLTNKKEENKERDLTLSNFYNTVEELGGHLKIESKKTQYTLLTARIPLKFILTETLLIKSGNINYAVPFSLVEKTIKTDKVNFSHISDYTYYMFENEEYLVLQIPEKFKKEDNGKSGYGIILNVSGEKYIFLADYIGGLEEVVPQKINVDNKDYKAFLGASILKNGEIALVLDMKNVSKNRDFLEN
- a CDS encoding vitamin B12 dependent-methionine synthase activation domain-containing protein, whose amino-acid sequence is MISDLKIDKDEVLRYLYHKNEPLEKNLDDLVDSLIIETTEIARPRFIYNIFSIEKNNGILLQNTNLTLTGKDIARHLEKSEKCAVLCATLGSEIEMKINYYSKIELLKSVILDACASTLIEALCDNAENLIKEEAEKNGFFITTRYSPGYGDFDISVQKDLLNLIEAPKRIGVTVTDSFIMLPRKSVSAVIGFQSEKTKKETDKCSTCNLKENCSFRKGNTYCGT
- the trpS gene encoding tryptophan--tRNA ligase, which gives rise to MMRSLSGIQPSGILHIGNYFGAIKQFIDLQDEYEGFYFLADFHALTSLPDSENLKYNTMSAILDYLACGLDPEKSTLFLQSDVPEHTELSWILSNVTPLGLLERGHSYKDKVAKGIKPNTGLFTYPVLMAADILIYDSDIVPVGKDQKQHLEMTRDIAIKFNEHYNKEVFKLPEEKILETLAVVPGTDGEKMSKSYKNIINMFLPEKELKKQVMSIVTDSTPLEEPKNPDNNITKLYSLFASKEEIQAMKDNFTGGNYGYGHGKTELYNKILEYFAPYREKREELENNMDYVEKILKKGAEKARDIASKKVSEVRKTVGLMGRNY